AGCGCATGTAGCGGTAGAACTACGATTCCCAGAAGACCTTGTGCACTTTCTAGCTAAGGGATGGGCGGACCGTGGCCAGGAGTAGAAAGCTTAGGAGTTGGCAGAGAATGCGCAGGCGCAGAACTCTTTCTTGCCCTCCCTCCCAAGGACGCCAGCCTACATCTCCCAGAAAGCTTTGCATATCCAAAAAGAGGTTTAGAGTCCCTTTCAGCTGGGGGAGCGGAGCCTCTGCCGTCTTTCGTCACTTCCACTCCCGCGGCTCCTCCCTCCGTCGACGGAACTCAGCTCGGGGTCCCTGTGTCCCGGGCTGCCGTGAGTGGGGGCGCGAGCGCGGCCGGCCGAGGGGGCGCCGAAGGGAACGGGAGACATTGCTAAGCCTCGGGCTGGTGGAGCGGGAGGCCGCCAGCGCGGAGCGGGCCGCGGCTGCGCAGTGGCTTCTGGGCGCTGGGCCTAGGCCCGCCCCGCCCCCTCCGCGGGCCCGCCCTCCCATTGGTCCCCCTCACAGGCCCCGGCGCAGGAGCCAATCAGCGTCGGAAAAGGAGGACGTCATGGCCCCCATCTCGCACCTGAGAGGCAAGCCCCGCCAGGTGAGAGCCCCCGCCCGGCCCCGCCCCTCTCTTGAGCCCTGATTGGTCCCTTAGTTTCCCAGCCCGGCAGGAGGCGCCCTGTGGATGCTCTGTGGCCACTGTTTGCCCCGGAGATTCTGCAAGCTCTGCATGCATTTATGTGGCGCCCAGGGTGTGCAGGTGCACTCGTTCTCATCCTGCAGGCTGGtttgagggaggggaggggggggacaGGGGTCACGTGCTCCTCATGGCCCTGGAGGGAGGAGCACCCCTTCCCGCTGGCCTAGGACGAGCACGGGTGACTTGGCTCTTGCAGGGCTCCGTGAACTTCCAGGACGTGGCCGTGAACTTCACGGCCGAGGAGTGGGGGCAGCTGCGCCCGGCCCAGAAGGAGCTGTACCGGGAGGTGATGCTGGAGATCTATGGGCACCTGGTGTGCCTGGGTGAGGACTCGGGTGCCCCGGGGAGGGTCCCCGCCCCAGCTCCCGCTTCCCCTCCCCAGCTCCCgctgcccctcccctccccccagccctgGACAGGGGTCAGCAGAGGGCAAGCCCCCGGGAGAGAAAACTCCCCCTCGTGCCCATCCTCTCCCTGCCCCAGCCCTCCGTCCCCCTAAGGGGGGTCTCCTCAACTCGCTCCCTTTCCCCCGAGCAGGACTTGCGGCGTCCAAACCCGAAGTGATCCAGCAGCTGGAGCAAGGGCAAGCTCCCTGGAGGCCCGGGGAAGGTTCCTCCCGAAGCAGCCCTCCCGGTGAGTGAGGGGGCGCCCTTTCCCAACCCCTTCTGCGGGGGCTGGTACGCTGGCCTGGCGGGGCCCTGCCTTCGCTCCGAGGCGTCTGTCTGTGGCCAAAAGAACCTTCCGGCCCTTGGGATGTTCACTTCCGGGTCTTTTGTAGGAAGGAGCGGCCCGTTCcccttttttaaaagttggggCTGGCTCGTGAGCACTTAACAAGTCCTGTGTGCATTCCCGTTCTCCTTTTTAAAAGTTGGGGCTGGCTCGTGAGCACTTAACAAGTCCTGTGTGCATTCCCGTTCCCCTTTTTAAAAGTTGGGTCTGGCTCGTGAGCACTTAACAAGTCCTGTGTGCATTCCCGTTCCCCTTTTTAAAAGTTGGGGCTGGCTCGTGAGCACTTAACAAGTCCTGTGTGCATTCCCGTTCTGCCTTTTTAAAAGTTGGGGCTGGCTCGTGAGCACCTGCTAATCCTGTGCTTAGCACCAAGCAGAGGCTGGGTGACCCTTTGCTGAAGACATCGCTCTGGGGACCTTTGCCAGACATGGTAATTCTTGTCACTGGACGCCAATGGCTTTCGATGAGAGAGGGAGGTTATggcttctcatctctgcctccctTAAGGACCCAGTCTGCTAGTTTGACTTGAAGGATGAGCCCTCTCATCTTCCCTtcaccttctccttccctctttctttcttcctcctttctgagTCCCTCAAAACATGTGGTCCTTTTGtccattttgtaaaatatatagtgGTCTTGAGGCTAAAATTTCCCCCccaatttatttacttttttgttttcaagAAGCTGGGACAATGCATTCTTTGTCCTGCGTGGTTTTTTCATTTATGAGTTCTTGAAATAGAACTCTAGAAAAATAggcttttaaaaactttcttgtGAATCAAAGCAGAGCTACTTCACTATGTCTTTAAACCTAGTCACTCTGGCTTTAATTGAATGGCCAGAAACAGGCCCCAGCTCAAGCCTCTATTGCTCATAGTTTGGGTTTTGGTGACTTAAGAGTGAATGCAAATAGAAGTTGTTTTCTGTTCTGTCCAGAAACTCTGAGGCTCCCCCGCTGCCACATAGATACATTTGTGTCACTTCTTACTTAGCCCTTGGTCATTAAATGGCCCTAGACTGAgactgggaaagaccttaatttagaaaggccaaggtcaccccctgcatcctgggccatcacgtcatcttgacttttatcttgccactgggtTCTGGTGACTGGATAGGAGagggaggctggtgactttgtgcagctctgcctcGCTTAAAGCCAAATGTGATGTCTTTGATCTTTTCTCAGAACGAAGGAAAAACAATAACACATTATGAAGTGATTCCTTTTGGGTGTAGATTAGACTAGATGTCTGCCAAGGTCCCTCTtcattctcaaattctgtgattctgagacTTCTTAGCAGTATGCTCTAGGGGAGTCACAAAAATCAATATGAGCTTCCGTTTCTTATTTTGTAATGTGTAATAACTGCACTACCTACTTTTTGGGGGGTCttttatccatggaaaagatCAGATGATGTATCTGACTTTAATCATAATAATCATTGGCATAATCCTTTTACCGATGGCTTCTTATATTGTATTATCTGCCAGCTGGTAAAACGAATGGACCTTTtctagaatcatatttttaaatgcatgaaacaaATTACATGGGTTTAGAagaaaaaccaattttttttagtttcttttttttatgtttttttaaaaattaatcttataattaaaacattttttgacagtacatatgcataggtaatgttttacatcattatcccttgtattcccttctattccgaatttttcccctccttccctccaccccctaccctagatggcaggcattcccatacatattaaatatgttatagtatatcctaggtgcagtgtatatgtgcagaaccgaattttgttgttgttgttgttgcaaaggaagaattggattcagaaggtaaaaaaaataacctggggagaaaaacaaaaaaatgttaacagtttacactcatttcccagtgttccttctctgggtgtagctgtttctgtccatcattgatcaactggaagtgagttggatcttctttatgttgaagatttccacttccatcagaatacatcctcatgtagtattgttgttgaaatgtacaatgatctcctagttctgctcgtttcactcggTATCAGTTgattaagtctctccaagcctctctgtattcctcctgttgctcatttcttacagaacaataatattccataacattcatataccataatttacccaacattctccaattgatgggcacccattcattttccagcttctagccactagggctgccacaaacattttggtacatacaggtccctttctcttctttagtatttccttgggagaaaaaccaattataattaaataagtttgtattttttcccatccaagttcattgTTTCCAAAGGACATTTCTCTCAAGGCTCCAAACTTAAGGTTATGCTATAATTTGTTCTACTTTTTACAGTATTACAATCTTATTTCTCAATAGACGACACAGGAGATAGATAGGCCATATGTATcaggaatgttatagaatattcacttgttttatttctttcagattgGGAAACTAGACTTGAAAACAAAGAATTGGGTTCAGCACTGGGCATATTTATGGAAGACTCTTCCCCAAGAAAACTCAGAGTGGACAGTTCTTATGTCTTTAAGTTGAGAGAACCCTGGGATTGTGATTCCAATCTAAAGAGTCTACAAAATCGCGAAAAGCCTCGCAGGGTAAAAATCATCTATAGGAAATGTCCCAGTAAAGTGAAAGGTCATGAATATAATGAGAATGGCAGAAGCTCTGATGTATCAAAACTTTCAGAATCACTCATTCCTGAAGATAAGAAGAATGGGAAATCATTTAGTAATCGTTCAAACCGTATTAATAATCATAGATTACAGACTGAAGAGAAACCTTATgcgtgtaatgaatgtgggaaaactttcCTTTGGGCAACAGAACTTAGCCACCATCAAAAAATTCATACTGaagagaaaccttttgaatgcAAGGGTTGTGGGAAGGCCTTCCGCTGGAATTCCCAACTCATTCTACATGAGGGAATCCAtagtggagagaaaccttttgaatgtgaagaatgtggaaaagcctttcgTCTGAGGTCACAGCTTACATTACACCAgcgaatccacactggagagaaaccttttgaatgcAACAAATGTGGGAAAGCATACAGACTGAGCTCACAACTTACTCTACACCAGAGAATTCATAcaggagagaagccttataaatgtaaagtATGTGGGAAGGCATTTCACCTGAGTGGACGGCTTACTGTacaccagagaattcatactggagagaaaccatatggatgtaatgaatgtggaaaggccttccTCATGAGGTCACAGCTTATTGCacacc
This sequence is a window from Sminthopsis crassicaudata isolate SCR6 chromosome 1, ASM4859323v1, whole genome shotgun sequence. Protein-coding genes within it:
- the LOC141551803 gene encoding uncharacterized protein LOC141551803 yields the protein MRRRRTLSCPPSQGRQPTSPRKLCISKKRFRVPFSWGSGASAVFRHFHSRGSSLRRRNSARGPCVPGCREWGRERGRPRGRRRERETLLSLGLVEREAASAERAAAAQWLLGAGPRPAPPPPRARPPIGPPHRPRRRSQSASEKEDVMAPISHLRGKPRQGSVNFQDVAVNFTAEEWGQLRPAQKELYREVMLEIYGHLVCLGLAASKPEVIQQLEQGQAPWRPGEGSSRSSPPDWETRLENKELGSALGIFMEDSSPRKLRVDSSYVFKLREPWDCDSNLKSLQNREKPRRVKIIYRKCPSKVKGHEYNENGRSSDVSKLSESLIPEDKKNGKSFSNRSNRINNHRLQTEEKPYACNECGKTFLWATELSHHQKIHTEEKPFECKGCGKAFRWNSQLILHEGIHSGEKPFECEECGKAFRLRSQLTLHQRIHTGEKPFECNKCGKAYRLSSQLTLHQRIHTGEKPYKCKVCGKAFHLSGRLTVHQRIHTGEKPYGCNECGKAFLMRSQLIAHQRIHTGEKPYECNECGKVFRLSGQLTVHQRIHTGEKPCECKECGKSFRLQSQLTVHQRIHTGEKPYECNECGRAFRRNLELTLHQILHTGEKPFKCDECGKAFGHRTKLTVHQRIHTGEKRYECNECGKAFYQSGQLILHQRIHTGEKPCECKECGKAFRLQSQLTVHQRIHTGEKPFECNECGKCFQWRSLIIVHQRIHTGEKPFECNECGKAFRLQSQLTSHQRIHTGEKPYECNECGKDFQWRSLLAVHQRIHTGEKPFKCNECGKAFRLSGQLTSHQKVHTGKDPYECNECGKTFCRRSHLIGHKRYHSREKLYESDGWERPFDVV